ttcaaaattcataaatcgattgagaaaaaacaaatccgggttacaaactaaaactgagggaaacgtatcaaatataagaaaactacgacacaacataacatttaagcgatttctgtaattaaattattttcttatttcgatattacagcaatttctcctattagttcaacctAAAAAAAAGTACCTTAATAAAAATGCATGCCTCTTTTGAATGAatattgtgagcttaaatgaactgACCGttctttttactttattttttccattaagtatatgataaagtttatttgtagaaaaaaacccGAAATCCTAAagtatttggaaaaaaaatcgatttatacCGCCGATCCCCCTTAAgataccatttaaaaaaaatctttgttcccataaataaaggtaacatcagtataccgctgttcgaaatacattaatcgattgagagaaaacgaATCCAGGTTACACACTTAAACcaaggaaacacatcaactaaaGACAAACGctattttaattattgaaataccgagataaatattttattaacacaaACGAATTGACCTAGTCAGACCACTACACATTTAGGAATGCCAGCCTGGGCTCTATAAAAATCGACaaacttgtttactttttttcttttagtttaaaGTTACGTGATTAAATCAGTTACACAAGTTTCAATATAATCTTGACCGAAAAAAGATAAATCACATGGTGCTAATAAAAATGTCAGGTTAAATATAGATTGCTATATAAAAAGTCCTGTATATAACCGTTTGATAACTTAATCAAAATCATAGTCCACAACGACCAACGGAAGACACAGTGACCATAAAAAGAATCATAGCTGATTTTATAACAGTTCACAAATAAGAAGTAAGttaaattatttcttgaatAACGGCAATTGTGAAATTGCCATTCATGTATGTCTgtgtgtgaaaaaaaatcactagcAAATCAATTGATATATTGTTTTAGAGAAAATATCTGTAATATAAtagtttgaaacaaatataaaaacgaATTAGACAATCTATACGAATGATTACTtgataaaataatcttatatatatatatatatatatatagaaatggTTGGTAGACATTTACAGCAGTCTGTTTATTTGGTCGTTTTAAAAGGGTTTCGGAGGCTCAGTACTGATTGAAGAATCTTTTACCCTTACGCTTGTTCTTAAATAgtcattatttattaaaagacACTAGTTACgatctatgaaaaaaaattagaatatatTCTCATTTGGTGcaatcatttataaaagtaaaataaagaaataataattcgtTATAGCATCCATTTggtttgattttgtcaaaatgaccaaagaaatgtcgctgatgaattattcacttacaactgaatttGAACTCATCAAATCAGTATTGAatttcatgtgacctttaattcACTCATTAGCTGGAGATTGGTAACGCATGCATAATTCGTGTTCAGccattaaaagaaaaagactgCCAACATATTAAGTGAAACCAATGTGAGAAATATCGTTGACTGATTCtatcctaaaaaaaatattcttattctgGTAAAAACGTTAATTAACTTATCTTTTGATTCTATAACATGACACCAAACAGAGCTATGCAAATCCTATTGCACGAGATCGTAATCTATTCACATGTATGTTAATGTTTATATCGGGCTATCTGATCGTTTCAATAACTAATTAAATAGGGTCtatactaaaatacacacgacaTTCTCAAATATTATCGATAACAGGCTGTGTTTACTGTTTAATTTCAGACTTTTTGTCATTTCTATATACGTTTTAGTGtattatgaatcaaatatgcaaaatttaatcctggtatctttgatgagtttatttataaaaatttgagtcaaatctGTGAACATTAATTTGATAGCTagtgtttttggtggggtttcgtgttgcttattcatTAGTTTTTCTGAGTTGTGtcttatgtactattgtttttttgttgttcatattgagccatggcgttgtcagtttattctcgatttatgagtttgactgtgcttctggtatctttcgtctctcttttgtCCCTTAAAGCAAAGATATATGATTTATAATGGTTATATCTTCTTTCCTTGTGCAGGCTCACCTGACCCTTTAAGTCTATAGGTCactttaaacataaatttcaatGGTACGACGATAAAGTTCCATTTGATATGAATGTAAATCAAAGTTAGTTTAGCGTGATTTAAAACGAAAAAACGAATTAAGAAGATAAAAAAGAACTCAATTGAATTTTAAGTCCATGAGATTTCGATTCTCTCAAAAGCATTAGATTcctaaatttcagtaaaaagtaaaataaaaaaaataatgaacttagaggaaaatcaattcggaaagtcctaatgacatggcaaaataagaatacaaaacgcatcaaaaacaattggacaagaactgtcatattcctgacttggtacaggcattttcaaatgtagaaaatggtggattaaacccgGAAATGGTAGATTAAAACTGGTAAAGTATTCGCAAAGTTggtatatttcaatattttgtcataACATGGACTTCTATGAAAAAATAGTAGTCAGTTACAGTATACTACAAAAAAGTAACATAACAAATTAGAGAGAAAAGAATTTGATCCTGggtgaaataatataaatgaaataaaattattcattgTCTTGAAGATAACATATGTGAACAATTCTAGTCTTATATTAGAAGATGCATACATAACACGATACCCTGTGAGGTGTACATGTTTGTCTAGCAGGTATCATCTAACCGGACAAAAAATCTAGCAGAAGAGATTAAAATCATCGTGGACATTCATGTTATGTGTAACTACTCAGAAAGTGATCATCATTTGTTGTTACGTTTCTCGGTGATCTTTTGatacaattcaaattcaaaaatggaCAACATActatcaaaatttgataaattttacaaactCAAATAAAGATTGGTACTTTTTTGCAGGTAGATTTTACGGATAACAACGATGGAACCATCAATCGTATTGTTCCTAtagttttaaatcattatttgaaCCAATAACTGACCATGGTAGTACACGTATATATATGAGTGTACAATACATCGTTAACATTATTGTTAAGAGACATGGCAACTTGTGATACGTTTGCAGACGTTCTGTCTCTACTAGAATTGGAAAGTTACTGGCCATGTAAAATTTCCTTACGACATGTTTTTGCGGCAAACTTGAATAAAACGTTAGAACTTAAAGACATTAAATggcatatattgaataaaattatcaGTGTCGATTTAAGAGCTAGAGATGAAGTATTATCAACTATTTTAGAAATGATCAATAACCAAGTTAAACAGACTGACACAAAGACAAAACTAAACCAGCCCAAGGAAAATGaaactaaaagaaaacaaaggcGTCAACGAAAATTATCGTTATTTCACCCACAAGATGTTTTGAATGCTATTTATGTGTGCTGCTctccttttctgaaacaaattATAGTTTCGAAGCTGTTTTTGTGTAGAATTGCTGTTCCTGTCATAATTCAATCCAAACAGATAACTGCAGGTTTCTTTTGGCCCTTCGACTTTGTTGCAACAGAAGGCACAAAAAGCACTGGAAAATGTATCGAAGGATTTTTGTCAGATCAGGATATACAAATTGTATCATTCATCAGGCTACACAgaacaaatttttcaaaatcagaTTTCTTAAATAACGTGCTATCAAAAGATCCATTTTTTCATACGTTTTACTCTAGAAATAGCCCGTTAGGAACTAATTCAAAAAGAATATTAGAAGGAACAGTGGAAGCATCACAATTCGTTCCTTTTGGGaagaaaaaaactgacaattttgatgATGTAgttctttttcttaatttgcgAGGAGATGCCCAGGAATATCCATTGCTTGTAGATGTGATTAAATCAGTATCAAATGTTGTAGTTGTTCTGCTACAAACCATGGAACTTCTAAACGATGACAAAGCTCTTGAATTTGTAACGTCTATATACAACACGTCTGCTTCGATAATCGTTGCATTAGAATCATCATCTGATAGTAAGAGCTATGATGAAGAAGATGAACTTATTGAAAAGTTAGCAACCACGGCTAAAAACGCAAAATGCGAATTCCATTGTATTGAATTAAAAGCAGACGGAAACTTTAGAGGTATGGACGAAAttgttaaagaaacaaaatcgGATATTTTGAGGTGTCTCGCAAATACCAAATACATACGATTATCTACATTTTCTAGCGTTGTAGAAAAATCAGGATTACCTTGCGATTTTGCATCAACAGAATGCATTTCTGGATGCCAAAATGCCGAAAAACTGTATTGTCTGATTGATGCAAAATCTACACCTATCCAACAACTGTGGATCAAACTGTCtcaattgaagaagaaaaaatatagaGAGAGAGATCTTCAAACAAAACGTGATATTGAGAAGCAAATACATCAAACTCGTACCGAACAACAAAACCATATATCAAATATTCCCAAAATGTCTCTTGCAATGCTACAGAACCTGTTCGAATTAAAGGACTCCCCTCACAGGTTAATGTTTTTTCTCAAACATTTGAAACTTCTTCTCGATAAAAGATCAAAAAAGATTTTACCCAATTTGCTAACTATGTATAATGATTTGAGTATTGGTAGCAAGAAAGAGGGAAGTAACAATGATCAGTTAGAACTTCAGATAAAAAGGATTAAGATCGAAATAGAAGAAGCTTCATTTGGTGTAGAACATTTGATGAGAGAGGTTGCGCAGATATTTGAAGCATTTACCTATGCCCCAGAGATAAAAAGGTATAATGTTAATGTTTTAAAGTATGTTGAAAACTGTCCAAGTATTGCTGCTAATCTTCTCATCGAAGGATATCCACTAGAAGTGATGGATGGTGCGGCTTCAGATGTTCCGATGGTATGGATAAAAGAAGTATTTAGGTGTTTGGAAAGTAAAATTGGATCCACTACAAAACTTCTTACACTGTCCATAATGGGAATACAAAGTTCAGGCAAATCTACGCTATTAAATGCGATGTTTGGTCTTCAGTTAGCAGTAAGCACTGGTAGATGTACAAAGGGAGTTTTCCTTCAGCTGATACCTATGCCAAAAGACCAGTTTCCTTTTCAGTATGTATTAGTTTTTGATACAGAAGGACTGCGGTCAAATGAGAGCAGAGAATCAATGGTAACACATGAACATGATAACCAACTAGCAACATTTGTGGTAGGTGTAGGGGACATTACATTgataaatataagaggagaaaacCTGACTGAAGTAAGTGATATTCTGGAAATAGTAGTTCATGCTTGTATTCGAATGAAAAAGGTTCATGAacattttgaacttaagcagtCTTGTATCTTCGTTCATCAGGATGTAGCAGACACTAATGCAAGTAATTTGTTACCAGGTACACTAAAATTGGTAAAATGTCTTAACGAAATTACCAATGAGGCTGCTGATCAAGAGAATTTGCCAAATTGtcattcttttgaaaaaataatacattttaatcatgaaaaacatgttttctACTTTCCTAACTTATGGCGAGGAACTCCACCATTGTGTGCAATTAACACTGACTATAGCGAGAAAGTTGACCGTTTAAAAAAGTTTATCATGTCTGACATCAGTGAGCgtagaaaaacatattttagcGTGCAAGACATATGTCTAAAAGTTAACGATTTATGGAAAGCAATTCTGTCAGAAGATTTCGTTTTCAGTTTTCGGAATGGAATTGAATTGAAAGCTGAACGAATGGCCGAATCAAAGTTTTTTGATTTACATCGAAAATTGGAAAAGACAGTCTCTCAGTTCCTTTTAATGGACGCAGAATCAGCATTTGGGAATTGTGAAAAAGAGGAAGACCTTGAACAAGTGAAATCTGCAATAGAAGATAATTTGACCGAAAAAATTGCAACTAGTTTTGAAAATCTACAAAGGGAATGGACTGATTTCATAGAAGATGCACCTTTAAGAGATATCATGATACAATGGAAAGAGAATCGACTGAAACAgcttaaaatatacaaaaatgaacAGCAATCGTTCGCCTGGAAGGAATTAGACATGATTGAAAGTAGGATAAGACTAGAGATTCGACAAAGGATCATATTGACACCAAAAGAGAAGGAAGAATGGAAGTATCACGCAAATAATATTGTAGAAAAATGCATTGAACATCCGCTTGATGATGACATACAAATAGCCTTTGAAAAGTTATGGTCAGCCAACCTAAGACAATTTCATATAGAAACCAATGTAGAAGCACTATCAATTGATGATGAAATTAGGAAAATCGTTTTTCAACTTTTCCAAAACGACACGCTATACCTTAAAACTGAACTAGCAAACTTTGAACGGCATCGAACGGTTGACGAATTTAAAGAAACTACTTACCGGTTTATGAAAGGATGCATCAATGAAATGGATATAACAGAAAGACATGTATCTGGAAAAAGATTAAACGCAGAGAGAAAAATAGCACTTACGATGGCAAATGATGTATTTTcagaaattgatattttgttgagAAATAGggaaaataaaagatttaatattgttgaaatcagggaaatatttgacattttttttaaaacttaccaCATATTTGAAACAGAAGCgcttaaaaacatgttttctctatctaaaaatttcaaagcCATGCTTGCAGTTTACGTTTGGAAATCTTGTGCCGTAGTTTTTCAGCGGATCCATGAGGAATACGAAAAAATATCTGGCTTACAGATCGAAcgaacaaattataaaacaacattACTAAATAATTTTCGTAAATTAATATCTGAAGCCGTGATGCttaaaacagaaaagataagGATGAGACAAGAGGAAGAGGACATAAGAAGGAAAGCTGACGAAGAGGAAAGAGCGAATCACGAAGACGAAATAAGAAGACAAAACCTAAAATCTGAAGCTAAACTTGAggctttaaaaaaacaaaaagatcaaGAGATAGAGGCCACGaagaagaaaatagaaaagGAAATAGatacaaaaagagaaaaaactGAAAGAGAAATGAAACTAAAAATGGATGaggaagaaagaaaaagaatacaaaatgaaaaagaatttcagttaaaaaagaGATATGAACAGGGGAAGAAAAGACAACTTGATTTAGAAATTCAAGCAGATAAGAAAAAAAGGGAAGAAGAGGagagaaaatttaaagaagaacAGGATAAACGAAATCAGGtaattcaagataaaaaaacaGCTTTACGTATTGTAGATATCATAAAAAAGGCTATCCTTTCACGTGTAACCCATTATATTCAGGACGAACTAGTCAgcgaaatattgaaaatgtttgatTCTTCAAAACGCAATCTTATCAAAACTGTAATGGAAAGACTAGCTCGGAAAGACAACTTCCATAATTTTTTAGCTTACATACACAACCCAACATCCTACGTTAACAGGTTTATTGAGATATATACTGACGAAAAATTGTTTGAAGACGGAAAACTATATTTAGAATGTGCTATAAAGCAAGTAGGTTTATTCATAAGTTCCACAAAAAAGGCTATAGAAATTGTAAAAGATGACCCTATTTCTGACATGGAAGCCTGGTCAAAACGACTATGTTTGAAAagtggttttataaatataacagatCTCAATTTCGTGCGCCATATACATGTcagtaattttgaaattttgacaaatttcattaatgattatttgatagATACGGAAAAATcttgttttgttcatttcaGAGGTATTTCACGATTTTCCGTTAACTGGAATAACCCCAAGCCTTACCAGAAAATTTTTGACCGTCTCTGGGGTTGTGAAAAACAATGTCCGTTTTGTTCTGAGCCGTgcgaaaaaacaacaaaatatcatcaaaattGTCATACGTGTTTCAAACATAAGTTTAATGGTGTATCTGGGTGGCATTGGGAAAGTACGGATATTTTATGTATAGACACTTGTGATGCTAATGTTGCTTctgatttaagtttttattgCAACAAGTATGGATTTAGTTGTACAGAGGATAAACATCACAATTTACACAAGTATCGTAATTACAAAACATTTGATCCAACCTGGAAGATAGAGAGCGATGACGACTTATCGTCTAGTAGATATTGGATTTGGTATATATGCAGGTTTGAAGAAGAAATCAAAAGCAGATACAACGTGAAGTATCCGGAATTACCATTTCATTGGAGAATGATAACCTTGAACGAGGCAATACAATCTTTGAATTACTATTAAAAAATGTGCAGTACTGATGATTCAGGTTAAAGGTTagctgaaagaaaataaaaaaaaaaatttaacctgcAATTAATCCTCGTTTTGGGTTTCAATTAAAAGATAAGAAATTGTTTCAtgttaaacaacaacaaaccaTCTTATTCCGatagaacaattaaaaaaatatagtttaatgGAACATcttctattacatgtattattagtAAATATGTCTATCATTAAATCAAGCTAGACAACTTCCTATAAAATACTTGTACCTTTGGTCACAACTTAGAAATTAATTGTTGTATCGACTATTCAACGTTCTGTTCACACAAACATGTTGTACGTTTCACACACGCTTATAAATTTGTGTGTTAATTTGCATCATAGTACGTATGATAAAATGTCTAGTTTTTGTTGTCCCGATCAATCCTATTTGTACCGATGCAGTGTAAAGCAagctatttttgaaaaaaaaacacacatttttttgttcCTATGTTCTTAATGTAGGGCTGTTACACCACTAGTCCagtatgtttgattttttttttggtagatgggGGAGGTGGTGGTTGAGagtttgtaaatatttaacCCTGCCTCATTTGTATGGGTTGCTACCTGTTAAATTCATTTTacgcttattgttttgtacagGTGTAATCCCAGTAAATCATattacgtcacatccggttgcaaacaaaaaaacattccaatgaatttgacagttgtatgACATTGACTCTATATTTAATTGCAGTAAAACAATTCTGAGTCATAAAGATATATCTTGGGTGTTTCAAagcacatttctttttttattagctCAAATGAGCTTTTCTcgtcacttggcgtccgtcgtctgtcgtcgtcgtcgtctgtaaacttttacaaatatcttctcctctgaaactacagagccaaattaattcaaacttggCCTATAtcatccttagggtatctagtttacaaAAGTTATCCGATGACCCCGCC
The genomic region above belongs to Mytilus trossulus isolate FHL-02 chromosome 7, PNRI_Mtr1.1.1.hap1, whole genome shotgun sequence and contains:
- the LOC134726213 gene encoding interferon-induced very large GTPase 1-like; its protein translation is MATCDTFADVLSLLELESYWPCKISLRHVFAANLNKTLELKDIKWHILNKIISVDLRARDEVLSTILEMINNQVKQTDTKTKLNQPKENETKRKQRRQRKLSLFHPQDVLNAIYVCCSPFLKQIIVSKLFLCRIAVPVIIQSKQITAGFFWPFDFVATEGTKSTGKCIEGFLSDQDIQIVSFIRLHRTNFSKSDFLNNVLSKDPFFHTFYSRNSPLGTNSKRILEGTVEASQFVPFGKKKTDNFDDVVLFLNLRGDAQEYPLLVDVIKSVSNVVVVLLQTMELLNDDKALEFVTSIYNTSASIIVALESSSDSKSYDEEDELIEKLATTAKNAKCEFHCIELKADGNFRGMDEIVKETKSDILRCLANTKYIRLSTFSSVVEKSGLPCDFASTECISGCQNAEKLYCLIDAKSTPIQQLWIKLSQLKKKKYRERDLQTKRDIEKQIHQTRTEQQNHISNIPKMSLAMLQNLFELKDSPHRLMFFLKHLKLLLDKRSKKILPNLLTMYNDLSIGSKKEGSNNDQLELQIKRIKIEIEEASFGVEHLMREVAQIFEAFTYAPEIKRYNVNVLKYVENCPSIAANLLIEGYPLEVMDGAASDVPMVWIKEVFRCLESKIGSTTKLLTLSIMGIQSSGKSTLLNAMFGLQLAVSTGRCTKGVFLQLIPMPKDQFPFQYVLVFDTEGLRSNESRESMVTHEHDNQLATFVVGVGDITLINIRGENLTEVSDILEIVVHACIRMKKVHEHFELKQSCIFVHQDVADTNASNLLPGTLKLVKCLNEITNEAADQENLPNCHSFEKIIHFNHEKHVFYFPNLWRGTPPLCAINTDYSEKVDRLKKFIMSDISERRKTYFSVQDICLKVNDLWKAILSEDFVFSFRNGIELKAERMAESKFFDLHRKLEKTVSQFLLMDAESAFGNCEKEEDLEQVKSAIEDNLTEKIATSFENLQREWTDFIEDAPLRDIMIQWKENRLKQLKIYKNEQQSFAWKELDMIESRIRLEIRQRIILTPKEKEEWKYHANNIVEKCIEHPLDDDIQIAFEKLWSANLRQFHIETNVEALSIDDEIRKIVFQLFQNDTLYLKTELANFERHRTVDEFKETTYRFMKGCINEMDITERHVSGKRLNAERKIALTMANDLKKRYEQGKKRQLDLEIQADKKKREEEERKFKEEQDKRNQVIQDKKTALRIVDIIKKAILSRVTHYIQDELVSEILKMFDSSKRNLIKTVMERLARKDNFHNFLAYIHNPTSYVNRFIEIYTDEKLFEDGKLYLECAIKQVGLFISSTKKAIEIVKDDPISDMEAWSKRLCLKSGFINITDLNFVRHIHVSNFEILTNFINDYLIDTEKSCFVHFRGISRFSVNWNNPKPYQKIFDRLWGCEKQCPFCSEPCEKTTKYHQNCHTCFKHKFNGVSGWHWESTDILCIDTCDANVASDLSFYCNKYGFSCTEDKHHNLHKYRNYKTFDPTWKIESDDDLSSSRYWIWYICRFEEEIKSRYNVKYPELPFHWRMITLNEAIQSLNYY